In one Carassius carassius chromosome 12, fCarCar2.1, whole genome shotgun sequence genomic region, the following are encoded:
- the LOC132154496 gene encoding elongation factor 1-delta-like isoform X6 — protein MSGLQGLAQENIWFDKSRYDEAERRFYEGMNGIPQTPQEKDASAILQDIAKARQNIQQSLAGAKTALQSNKGHTRTQKTRERKTSQNASKSEDQSELVSRMKSLELENKNLYKVVDDLRAVLSKLESRMAVLEKSQAPVSKTVTFTKTAPVQKPKVEEHNGADDDDIDLFGSDEEDEEAERIKAERVKEYAQRKSKKPALIAKSSILLDVKPWDDETDMSKLEECVRSVQMDGLLWGASKLVPVGYGIKKLQINCVVEDDKVGTDILEEEITKFEDYVQSVDIAAFNKI, from the exons ATGAGTGGACTTCAAGGACTTGCCCAGGAGAACATCTGGTTTGACAAGTCCAGATACGACGAGGCCGAGAGACGCTTCTATGAGGGCATGAACGGCATCCCTCAGACACCTCAG GAGAAAGATGCTAGTGCCATCCTGCAGGACATTGCTAAAGCCCGACAGAATATCCAGCAATCCCTAGCCGGA GCGAAGACCGCTCTGCAGAGTAATAAAGGGCACACTCGCACTCAAAAAACGCGGGAGAGGAAGACC AGTCAGAATGCCAGCAAGTCTGAGGATCAGAGTGAGCTTGTCTCTCGTATGAAGAGTTTGGAACTGGAAAACAAGAATCTGTACAAAG TGGTGGATGATCTGAGAGCAGTTCTGTCCAAACTGGAGTCCAGAATGGCTGTACTGGAGAAGAGCCAAGCGCCGGTTTCAAAGACTGTTACTTTCACCAAG ACTGCTCCTGTCCAGAAACCCAAGGTTGAGGAACATAATGGCGCTGACGATGACGACATTGACCTCTTTGGCagtgatgaggaagatgaggaggcAGAGCGTATCAAAGCAGAGAGGGTGAAGGAATACGCCCAGAGGAAATCCAAAAAACCAGCCCTCATCGCCAAATCCTCCATCCTGCTGGACGTCAAACCT TGGGACGATGAGACAGATATGTCCAAGCTGGAAGAGTGTGTGCGCTCCGTACAGATGGATGGCCTCCTGTGGGGAGCTTCTAAACTGGTTCCTGTCGGCTACGGCATCAAAAAGCTGCAGATCAACTGTGTCGTAGAAGACGATAAAGTGGGAACAGACATTCTGGAAGAGGAGATCACCAAATTTGAGGACTAT GTCCAGAGTGTTGACATTGCTGCCTTTAACAAGATCTGA
- the LOC132154496 gene encoding elongation factor 1-delta-like isoform X5, with protein sequence MENQRGSRAKEETKPEQTRNLPNSSDGKRKHTRLSRSENQGPEEKGLLCHDRTSQGIRGEKVWFNRSVYEQADDAYQTLLSAGTGKPLVSSSPKDRIPRTLVFRAKRNGAQQLQEEENQTYTRSYASRQQQRGSTHQRSLSEPDRQLPKSSRKRVFSETERAPQKRDNITMSGLQGLAQENIWFDKSRYDEAERRFYEGMNGIPQTPQEKDASAILQDIAKARQNIQQSLAGAKTALQSNKGHTRTQKTRERKTSQNASKSEDQSELVSRMKSLELENKNLYKVVDDLRAVLSKLESRMAVLEKSQAPVSKTVTFTKTAPVQKPKVEEHNGADDDDIDLFGSDEEDEEAERIKAERVKEYAQRKSKKPALIAKSSILLDVKPWDDETDMSKLEECVRSVQMDGLLWGASKLVPVGYGIKKLQINCVVEDDKVGTDILEEEITKFEDYVQSVDIAAFNKI encoded by the exons ATGGAGAACCAGCGGGGGTCTCGAGCCAAAGAAGAAACTAAACCCGAACAGACAAGGAATCTTCCGAATTCAAGCGACGGAAAGAGGAAACACACTCGTTTGTCCCGGTCTGAAAATCAGGGTCCTGAAGAAAAAGGTCTTTTGTGTCATGATCGGACCTCTCAGGGCATTAGAGGAGAGAAGGTTTGGTTCAACCGCAGCGTTTATGAGCAAGCAGACGATGCTTATCAAACCTTGTTGAGCGCAGGGACCGGGAAACCTCTGGTTTCCTCTTCCCCAAAAGATCGAATTCCCCGCACCCTGGTCTTCAGGGCTAAACGCAACGGTGCGCAACAACTGCAAGAGGAGGAGAACCAAACGTACACCCGTTCTTATGCATCACGTCAACAGCAGCGGGGTTCAACCCACCAGCGCTCCTTGTCTGAACCCGATCGGCAGCTCCCAAAAAGTAGCAGGAAGAGGGTCTTCTCTGAGACTGAACGTGCCCCTCAGAAAAGAGACAA CATCACAATGAGTGGACTTCAAGGACTTGCCCAGGAGAACATCTGGTTTGACAAGTCCAGATACGACGAGGCCGAGAGACGCTTCTATGAGGGCATGAACGGCATCCCTCAGACACCTCAG GAGAAAGATGCTAGTGCCATCCTGCAGGACATTGCTAAAGCCCGACAGAATATCCAGCAATCCCTAGCCGGA GCGAAGACCGCTCTGCAGAGTAATAAAGGGCACACTCGCACTCAAAAAACGCGGGAGAGGAAGACC AGTCAGAATGCCAGCAAGTCTGAGGATCAGAGTGAGCTTGTCTCTCGTATGAAGAGTTTGGAACTGGAAAACAAGAATCTGTACAAAG TGGTGGATGATCTGAGAGCAGTTCTGTCCAAACTGGAGTCCAGAATGGCTGTACTGGAGAAGAGCCAAGCGCCGGTTTCAAAGACTGTTACTTTCACCAAG ACTGCTCCTGTCCAGAAACCCAAGGTTGAGGAACATAATGGCGCTGACGATGACGACATTGACCTCTTTGGCagtgatgaggaagatgaggaggcAGAGCGTATCAAAGCAGAGAGGGTGAAGGAATACGCCCAGAGGAAATCCAAAAAACCAGCCCTCATCGCCAAATCCTCCATCCTGCTGGACGTCAAACCT TGGGACGATGAGACAGATATGTCCAAGCTGGAAGAGTGTGTGCGCTCCGTACAGATGGATGGCCTCCTGTGGGGAGCTTCTAAACTGGTTCCTGTCGGCTACGGCATCAAAAAGCTGCAGATCAACTGTGTCGTAGAAGACGATAAAGTGGGAACAGACATTCTGGAAGAGGAGATCACCAAATTTGAGGACTAT GTCCAGAGTGTTGACATTGCTGCCTTTAACAAGATCTGA
- the LOC132154496 gene encoding elongation factor 1-delta-like isoform X1 → MLNACFRNVWIFVERMENQRGSRAKEETKPEQTRNLPNSSDGKRKHTRLSRSENQGPEEKGLLCHDRTSQGIRGEKVWFNRSVYEQADDAYQTLLSAGTGKPLVSSSPKDRIPRTLVFRAKRNGAQQLQEEENQTYTRSYASRQQQRGSTHQRSLSEPDRQLPKSSRKRVFSETERAPQKRDNITMSGLQGLAQENIWFDKSRYDEAERRFYEGMNGIPQTPQEKDASAILQDIAKARQNIQQSLAGAKTALQSNKGHTRTQKTRERKTSQNASKSEDQSELVSRMKSLELENKNLYKVVDDLRAVLSKLESRMAVLEKSQAPVSKTVTFTKTAPVQKPKVEEHNGADDDDIDLFGSDEEDEEAERIKAERVKEYAQRKSKKPALIAKSSILLDVKPWDDETDMSKLEECVRSVQMDGLLWGASKLVPVGYGIKKLQINCVVEDDKVGTDILEEEITKFEDYVQSVDIAAFNKI, encoded by the exons AGAATGGAGAACCAGCGGGGGTCTCGAGCCAAAGAAGAAACTAAACCCGAACAGACAAGGAATCTTCCGAATTCAAGCGACGGAAAGAGGAAACACACTCGTTTGTCCCGGTCTGAAAATCAGGGTCCTGAAGAAAAAGGTCTTTTGTGTCATGATCGGACCTCTCAGGGCATTAGAGGAGAGAAGGTTTGGTTCAACCGCAGCGTTTATGAGCAAGCAGACGATGCTTATCAAACCTTGTTGAGCGCAGGGACCGGGAAACCTCTGGTTTCCTCTTCCCCAAAAGATCGAATTCCCCGCACCCTGGTCTTCAGGGCTAAACGCAACGGTGCGCAACAACTGCAAGAGGAGGAGAACCAAACGTACACCCGTTCTTATGCATCACGTCAACAGCAGCGGGGTTCAACCCACCAGCGCTCCTTGTCTGAACCCGATCGGCAGCTCCCAAAAAGTAGCAGGAAGAGGGTCTTCTCTGAGACTGAACGTGCCCCTCAGAAAAGAGACAA CATCACAATGAGTGGACTTCAAGGACTTGCCCAGGAGAACATCTGGTTTGACAAGTCCAGATACGACGAGGCCGAGAGACGCTTCTATGAGGGCATGAACGGCATCCCTCAGACACCTCAG GAGAAAGATGCTAGTGCCATCCTGCAGGACATTGCTAAAGCCCGACAGAATATCCAGCAATCCCTAGCCGGA GCGAAGACCGCTCTGCAGAGTAATAAAGGGCACACTCGCACTCAAAAAACGCGGGAGAGGAAGACC AGTCAGAATGCCAGCAAGTCTGAGGATCAGAGTGAGCTTGTCTCTCGTATGAAGAGTTTGGAACTGGAAAACAAGAATCTGTACAAAG TGGTGGATGATCTGAGAGCAGTTCTGTCCAAACTGGAGTCCAGAATGGCTGTACTGGAGAAGAGCCAAGCGCCGGTTTCAAAGACTGTTACTTTCACCAAG ACTGCTCCTGTCCAGAAACCCAAGGTTGAGGAACATAATGGCGCTGACGATGACGACATTGACCTCTTTGGCagtgatgaggaagatgaggaggcAGAGCGTATCAAAGCAGAGAGGGTGAAGGAATACGCCCAGAGGAAATCCAAAAAACCAGCCCTCATCGCCAAATCCTCCATCCTGCTGGACGTCAAACCT TGGGACGATGAGACAGATATGTCCAAGCTGGAAGAGTGTGTGCGCTCCGTACAGATGGATGGCCTCCTGTGGGGAGCTTCTAAACTGGTTCCTGTCGGCTACGGCATCAAAAAGCTGCAGATCAACTGTGTCGTAGAAGACGATAAAGTGGGAACAGACATTCTGGAAGAGGAGATCACCAAATTTGAGGACTAT GTCCAGAGTGTTGACATTGCTGCCTTTAACAAGATCTGA
- the LOC132154496 gene encoding elongation factor 1-delta-like isoform X4: MLNACFRNVWIFVERMENQRGSRAKEETKPEQTRNLPNSSDGKRKHTRLSRSENQGPEEKGLLCHDRTSQGIRGEKVWFNRSVYEQADDAYQTLLSAGTGKPLVSSSPKDRIPRTLVFRAKRNGAQQLQEEENQTYTRSYASRQQQRGSTHQRSLSEPDRQLPKSSRKRVFSETERAPQKRDNITMSGLQGLAQENIWFDKSRYDEAERRFYEGMNGIPQTPQSQNASKSEDQSELVSRMKSLELENKNLYKVVDDLRAVLSKLESRMAVLEKSQAPVSKTVTFTKTAPVQKPKVEEHNGADDDDIDLFGSDEEDEEAERIKAERVKEYAQRKSKKPALIAKSSILLDVKPWDDETDMSKLEECVRSVQMDGLLWGASKLVPVGYGIKKLQINCVVEDDKVGTDILEEEITKFEDYVQSVDIAAFNKI, translated from the exons AGAATGGAGAACCAGCGGGGGTCTCGAGCCAAAGAAGAAACTAAACCCGAACAGACAAGGAATCTTCCGAATTCAAGCGACGGAAAGAGGAAACACACTCGTTTGTCCCGGTCTGAAAATCAGGGTCCTGAAGAAAAAGGTCTTTTGTGTCATGATCGGACCTCTCAGGGCATTAGAGGAGAGAAGGTTTGGTTCAACCGCAGCGTTTATGAGCAAGCAGACGATGCTTATCAAACCTTGTTGAGCGCAGGGACCGGGAAACCTCTGGTTTCCTCTTCCCCAAAAGATCGAATTCCCCGCACCCTGGTCTTCAGGGCTAAACGCAACGGTGCGCAACAACTGCAAGAGGAGGAGAACCAAACGTACACCCGTTCTTATGCATCACGTCAACAGCAGCGGGGTTCAACCCACCAGCGCTCCTTGTCTGAACCCGATCGGCAGCTCCCAAAAAGTAGCAGGAAGAGGGTCTTCTCTGAGACTGAACGTGCCCCTCAGAAAAGAGACAA CATCACAATGAGTGGACTTCAAGGACTTGCCCAGGAGAACATCTGGTTTGACAAGTCCAGATACGACGAGGCCGAGAGACGCTTCTATGAGGGCATGAACGGCATCCCTCAGACACCTCAG AGTCAGAATGCCAGCAAGTCTGAGGATCAGAGTGAGCTTGTCTCTCGTATGAAGAGTTTGGAACTGGAAAACAAGAATCTGTACAAAG TGGTGGATGATCTGAGAGCAGTTCTGTCCAAACTGGAGTCCAGAATGGCTGTACTGGAGAAGAGCCAAGCGCCGGTTTCAAAGACTGTTACTTTCACCAAG ACTGCTCCTGTCCAGAAACCCAAGGTTGAGGAACATAATGGCGCTGACGATGACGACATTGACCTCTTTGGCagtgatgaggaagatgaggaggcAGAGCGTATCAAAGCAGAGAGGGTGAAGGAATACGCCCAGAGGAAATCCAAAAAACCAGCCCTCATCGCCAAATCCTCCATCCTGCTGGACGTCAAACCT TGGGACGATGAGACAGATATGTCCAAGCTGGAAGAGTGTGTGCGCTCCGTACAGATGGATGGCCTCCTGTGGGGAGCTTCTAAACTGGTTCCTGTCGGCTACGGCATCAAAAAGCTGCAGATCAACTGTGTCGTAGAAGACGATAAAGTGGGAACAGACATTCTGGAAGAGGAGATCACCAAATTTGAGGACTAT GTCCAGAGTGTTGACATTGCTGCCTTTAACAAGATCTGA
- the LOC132154496 gene encoding elongation factor 1-delta-like isoform X8: MSGLQGLAQENIWFDKSRYDEAERRFYEGMNGIPQTPQSQNASKSEDQSELVSRMKSLELENKNLYKVVDDLRAVLSKLESRMAVLEKSQAPVSKTVTFTKTAPVQKPKVEEHNGADDDDIDLFGSDEEDEEAERIKAERVKEYAQRKSKKPALIAKSSILLDVKPWDDETDMSKLEECVRSVQMDGLLWGASKLVPVGYGIKKLQINCVVEDDKVGTDILEEEITKFEDYVQSVDIAAFNKI, encoded by the exons ATGAGTGGACTTCAAGGACTTGCCCAGGAGAACATCTGGTTTGACAAGTCCAGATACGACGAGGCCGAGAGACGCTTCTATGAGGGCATGAACGGCATCCCTCAGACACCTCAG AGTCAGAATGCCAGCAAGTCTGAGGATCAGAGTGAGCTTGTCTCTCGTATGAAGAGTTTGGAACTGGAAAACAAGAATCTGTACAAAG TGGTGGATGATCTGAGAGCAGTTCTGTCCAAACTGGAGTCCAGAATGGCTGTACTGGAGAAGAGCCAAGCGCCGGTTTCAAAGACTGTTACTTTCACCAAG ACTGCTCCTGTCCAGAAACCCAAGGTTGAGGAACATAATGGCGCTGACGATGACGACATTGACCTCTTTGGCagtgatgaggaagatgaggaggcAGAGCGTATCAAAGCAGAGAGGGTGAAGGAATACGCCCAGAGGAAATCCAAAAAACCAGCCCTCATCGCCAAATCCTCCATCCTGCTGGACGTCAAACCT TGGGACGATGAGACAGATATGTCCAAGCTGGAAGAGTGTGTGCGCTCCGTACAGATGGATGGCCTCCTGTGGGGAGCTTCTAAACTGGTTCCTGTCGGCTACGGCATCAAAAAGCTGCAGATCAACTGTGTCGTAGAAGACGATAAAGTGGGAACAGACATTCTGGAAGAGGAGATCACCAAATTTGAGGACTAT GTCCAGAGTGTTGACATTGCTGCCTTTAACAAGATCTGA
- the LOC132154496 gene encoding elongation factor 1-delta-like isoform X7, whose translation MSGLQGLAQENIWFDKSRYDEAERRFYEGMNGIPQTPQAKTALQSNKGHTRTQKTRERKTSQNASKSEDQSELVSRMKSLELENKNLYKVVDDLRAVLSKLESRMAVLEKSQAPVSKTVTFTKTAPVQKPKVEEHNGADDDDIDLFGSDEEDEEAERIKAERVKEYAQRKSKKPALIAKSSILLDVKPWDDETDMSKLEECVRSVQMDGLLWGASKLVPVGYGIKKLQINCVVEDDKVGTDILEEEITKFEDYVQSVDIAAFNKI comes from the exons ATGAGTGGACTTCAAGGACTTGCCCAGGAGAACATCTGGTTTGACAAGTCCAGATACGACGAGGCCGAGAGACGCTTCTATGAGGGCATGAACGGCATCCCTCAGACACCTCAG GCGAAGACCGCTCTGCAGAGTAATAAAGGGCACACTCGCACTCAAAAAACGCGGGAGAGGAAGACC AGTCAGAATGCCAGCAAGTCTGAGGATCAGAGTGAGCTTGTCTCTCGTATGAAGAGTTTGGAACTGGAAAACAAGAATCTGTACAAAG TGGTGGATGATCTGAGAGCAGTTCTGTCCAAACTGGAGTCCAGAATGGCTGTACTGGAGAAGAGCCAAGCGCCGGTTTCAAAGACTGTTACTTTCACCAAG ACTGCTCCTGTCCAGAAACCCAAGGTTGAGGAACATAATGGCGCTGACGATGACGACATTGACCTCTTTGGCagtgatgaggaagatgaggaggcAGAGCGTATCAAAGCAGAGAGGGTGAAGGAATACGCCCAGAGGAAATCCAAAAAACCAGCCCTCATCGCCAAATCCTCCATCCTGCTGGACGTCAAACCT TGGGACGATGAGACAGATATGTCCAAGCTGGAAGAGTGTGTGCGCTCCGTACAGATGGATGGCCTCCTGTGGGGAGCTTCTAAACTGGTTCCTGTCGGCTACGGCATCAAAAAGCTGCAGATCAACTGTGTCGTAGAAGACGATAAAGTGGGAACAGACATTCTGGAAGAGGAGATCACCAAATTTGAGGACTAT GTCCAGAGTGTTGACATTGCTGCCTTTAACAAGATCTGA
- the LOC132154496 gene encoding elongation factor 1-delta-like isoform X2 translates to MLNACFRNVWIFVERMENQRGSRAKEETKPEQTRNLPNSSDGKRKHTRLSRSENQGPEEKGLLCHDRTSQGIRGEKVWFNRSVYEQADDAYQTLLSAGTGKPLVSSSPKDRIPRTLVFRAKRNGAQQLQEEENQTYTRSYASRQQQRGSTHQRSLSEPDRQLPKSSRKRVFSETERAPQKRDNITMSGLQGLAQENIWFDKSRYDEAERRFYEGMNGIPQTPQEKDASAILQDIAKARQNIQQSLAGSQNASKSEDQSELVSRMKSLELENKNLYKVVDDLRAVLSKLESRMAVLEKSQAPVSKTVTFTKTAPVQKPKVEEHNGADDDDIDLFGSDEEDEEAERIKAERVKEYAQRKSKKPALIAKSSILLDVKPWDDETDMSKLEECVRSVQMDGLLWGASKLVPVGYGIKKLQINCVVEDDKVGTDILEEEITKFEDYVQSVDIAAFNKI, encoded by the exons AGAATGGAGAACCAGCGGGGGTCTCGAGCCAAAGAAGAAACTAAACCCGAACAGACAAGGAATCTTCCGAATTCAAGCGACGGAAAGAGGAAACACACTCGTTTGTCCCGGTCTGAAAATCAGGGTCCTGAAGAAAAAGGTCTTTTGTGTCATGATCGGACCTCTCAGGGCATTAGAGGAGAGAAGGTTTGGTTCAACCGCAGCGTTTATGAGCAAGCAGACGATGCTTATCAAACCTTGTTGAGCGCAGGGACCGGGAAACCTCTGGTTTCCTCTTCCCCAAAAGATCGAATTCCCCGCACCCTGGTCTTCAGGGCTAAACGCAACGGTGCGCAACAACTGCAAGAGGAGGAGAACCAAACGTACACCCGTTCTTATGCATCACGTCAACAGCAGCGGGGTTCAACCCACCAGCGCTCCTTGTCTGAACCCGATCGGCAGCTCCCAAAAAGTAGCAGGAAGAGGGTCTTCTCTGAGACTGAACGTGCCCCTCAGAAAAGAGACAA CATCACAATGAGTGGACTTCAAGGACTTGCCCAGGAGAACATCTGGTTTGACAAGTCCAGATACGACGAGGCCGAGAGACGCTTCTATGAGGGCATGAACGGCATCCCTCAGACACCTCAG GAGAAAGATGCTAGTGCCATCCTGCAGGACATTGCTAAAGCCCGACAGAATATCCAGCAATCCCTAGCCGGA AGTCAGAATGCCAGCAAGTCTGAGGATCAGAGTGAGCTTGTCTCTCGTATGAAGAGTTTGGAACTGGAAAACAAGAATCTGTACAAAG TGGTGGATGATCTGAGAGCAGTTCTGTCCAAACTGGAGTCCAGAATGGCTGTACTGGAGAAGAGCCAAGCGCCGGTTTCAAAGACTGTTACTTTCACCAAG ACTGCTCCTGTCCAGAAACCCAAGGTTGAGGAACATAATGGCGCTGACGATGACGACATTGACCTCTTTGGCagtgatgaggaagatgaggaggcAGAGCGTATCAAAGCAGAGAGGGTGAAGGAATACGCCCAGAGGAAATCCAAAAAACCAGCCCTCATCGCCAAATCCTCCATCCTGCTGGACGTCAAACCT TGGGACGATGAGACAGATATGTCCAAGCTGGAAGAGTGTGTGCGCTCCGTACAGATGGATGGCCTCCTGTGGGGAGCTTCTAAACTGGTTCCTGTCGGCTACGGCATCAAAAAGCTGCAGATCAACTGTGTCGTAGAAGACGATAAAGTGGGAACAGACATTCTGGAAGAGGAGATCACCAAATTTGAGGACTAT GTCCAGAGTGTTGACATTGCTGCCTTTAACAAGATCTGA
- the LOC132154496 gene encoding elongation factor 1-delta-like isoform X3, giving the protein MLNACFRNVWIFVERMENQRGSRAKEETKPEQTRNLPNSSDGKRKHTRLSRSENQGPEEKGLLCHDRTSQGIRGEKVWFNRSVYEQADDAYQTLLSAGTGKPLVSSSPKDRIPRTLVFRAKRNGAQQLQEEENQTYTRSYASRQQQRGSTHQRSLSEPDRQLPKSSRKRVFSETERAPQKRDNITMSGLQGLAQENIWFDKSRYDEAERRFYEGMNGIPQTPQAKTALQSNKGHTRTQKTRERKTSQNASKSEDQSELVSRMKSLELENKNLYKVVDDLRAVLSKLESRMAVLEKSQAPVSKTVTFTKTAPVQKPKVEEHNGADDDDIDLFGSDEEDEEAERIKAERVKEYAQRKSKKPALIAKSSILLDVKPWDDETDMSKLEECVRSVQMDGLLWGASKLVPVGYGIKKLQINCVVEDDKVGTDILEEEITKFEDYVQSVDIAAFNKI; this is encoded by the exons AGAATGGAGAACCAGCGGGGGTCTCGAGCCAAAGAAGAAACTAAACCCGAACAGACAAGGAATCTTCCGAATTCAAGCGACGGAAAGAGGAAACACACTCGTTTGTCCCGGTCTGAAAATCAGGGTCCTGAAGAAAAAGGTCTTTTGTGTCATGATCGGACCTCTCAGGGCATTAGAGGAGAGAAGGTTTGGTTCAACCGCAGCGTTTATGAGCAAGCAGACGATGCTTATCAAACCTTGTTGAGCGCAGGGACCGGGAAACCTCTGGTTTCCTCTTCCCCAAAAGATCGAATTCCCCGCACCCTGGTCTTCAGGGCTAAACGCAACGGTGCGCAACAACTGCAAGAGGAGGAGAACCAAACGTACACCCGTTCTTATGCATCACGTCAACAGCAGCGGGGTTCAACCCACCAGCGCTCCTTGTCTGAACCCGATCGGCAGCTCCCAAAAAGTAGCAGGAAGAGGGTCTTCTCTGAGACTGAACGTGCCCCTCAGAAAAGAGACAA CATCACAATGAGTGGACTTCAAGGACTTGCCCAGGAGAACATCTGGTTTGACAAGTCCAGATACGACGAGGCCGAGAGACGCTTCTATGAGGGCATGAACGGCATCCCTCAGACACCTCAG GCGAAGACCGCTCTGCAGAGTAATAAAGGGCACACTCGCACTCAAAAAACGCGGGAGAGGAAGACC AGTCAGAATGCCAGCAAGTCTGAGGATCAGAGTGAGCTTGTCTCTCGTATGAAGAGTTTGGAACTGGAAAACAAGAATCTGTACAAAG TGGTGGATGATCTGAGAGCAGTTCTGTCCAAACTGGAGTCCAGAATGGCTGTACTGGAGAAGAGCCAAGCGCCGGTTTCAAAGACTGTTACTTTCACCAAG ACTGCTCCTGTCCAGAAACCCAAGGTTGAGGAACATAATGGCGCTGACGATGACGACATTGACCTCTTTGGCagtgatgaggaagatgaggaggcAGAGCGTATCAAAGCAGAGAGGGTGAAGGAATACGCCCAGAGGAAATCCAAAAAACCAGCCCTCATCGCCAAATCCTCCATCCTGCTGGACGTCAAACCT TGGGACGATGAGACAGATATGTCCAAGCTGGAAGAGTGTGTGCGCTCCGTACAGATGGATGGCCTCCTGTGGGGAGCTTCTAAACTGGTTCCTGTCGGCTACGGCATCAAAAAGCTGCAGATCAACTGTGTCGTAGAAGACGATAAAGTGGGAACAGACATTCTGGAAGAGGAGATCACCAAATTTGAGGACTAT GTCCAGAGTGTTGACATTGCTGCCTTTAACAAGATCTGA